Below is a window of Ruegeria sp. THAF33 DNA.
CAAATGTCGCAGGAGTTGCGCGACCGGGACCCGCTGATCGAAGCCAGCCTTTTTTCCGAATCCAAGGATGCCCGCCTGCCCGGATTTGGCCGAAACCTCTATGATTTCGTGATGCCGCTGTTCAAATCAGCGCCCCCCAGCAGCGTTCGACTGATCAAGGCTGCGTGCCTGCTGCACGATGTCAGCTGGCGTGCTCATCCCGATTACCGGGCCGAAGTCTGTTTCGACAACGTCACCCGCGCCAATCTGGGCGGTTTGAAGCATTCCGAACGTGTCTTTATCGGGCTGGCCTTGCAGCACCGGTATCGCAACAAACGCGAAGGCAACCGGTTTGCGCCCCTGTATGATCTGCTGGACGAAAAAGGCCAGAAAGACGCCGAGATTCTGGGCAAGGCCATGCGCTTTGGCGCGATGCTGTGGATGCACAATGACGCCAATATGGGGCGCCTGAAATTCTATCCCAAAAAGCGGGAGTTGGAGCTGTACCTGCCCGAAGCAGCAGCTCCTCTGTTCAGCGAAGTAGCCGAAGCGCGCCTGAATTCACTGGCGAACGCCCTGAAATCCGATACGCGCGTGATCATCAAGGGCTGACCCTCGATCCGATCAGATATCAGTTGCCCCTTCGGGCAATTCTTCACCTTCATTTTCAGGCTCTGGCGGATCCTCGGCCTGTTTCCTGCGGATGATGATATCGCCATTGGGCAAGATCTCGGGCGCTTCATAAGCGCTCCAATCCTTGATCTCGGCCCCCAGCTCGGCCAGTGCGGGGCCCATTTCCCGCAAGAACGACTGCATTGCCGGGCCAAACTCATCCGCAAGGCCCAGCAGCTCATCCAGCGCCGGTTCCATCTCCTTGCGCAGACCTTCGAAAAACAGCTCGGCCCCCTGCTCCATCAGGGACTTGCTGTTGTCTTCCTGCGAAAGGGCGGGCGCGGCGATGCCGGCAGTGATCATGCTTATCAGCAAAACGTGTTTCATACCTAGAATATAGCGCCCCAGCCGCAGGCGTGAAAGGTCACAGGTCGATGTCCAGTGTGACCGGGAAATGATCCGACGCCGTCAGCAGCGCCTGTCGCAGGTCCGGTGCGGACCAACAGGCCGCGTCGCGAAACGGATGCCAAATGCGCCAGGCCGGGCGGTATGCACGCAGATCCTGGGTTATCATTATGTAATCCAGAAGAGCCTCGAGAAACCTGCCTTCTTCCGGGCGGGCAAAGCGCGCCGTGGAAGGTATCGATCCCGGCCGAAAACCATGAGCCGTCACCGCGTGCGGGTCGAACAACCCTGCCTCCAGCAAAATCTCGACCGAAGAGCGGCCGAACAGATGCTCGAACTCATCCAGCCCGGGGCCGTCGTTCAGGTCTCCCAGCAGAATGACAGGTTCCTGGCTGGCAACGTGCATCTCGACCCGCCTGGCCAGCCAGACCGCCTGCGCCAGTTGCTTGCGGCGGTTGGCAATCGAGATCCGGATCGCCTCATCCCGCGACCCGGCCCCATGCGGAGCCTTGGATTTCAAATGAGCTCCGATCAGCCGGACGTCGTGGCCCGATTGCGTCGTCACCGCCAATTCCATCGGTGGTTTGGAAAACCGCACGACATCCTCGGTCGCATCAATATCCAGATCGATTCTGAACGCACCTTCGAACCGGGGGGCCAATGGGTCGTCGATGTCACCCTTGGGATCATGGCGCACGGTGAGAATGGTCCTGTCGTAGAGTAGCGCCAGCTCTTGATGGGTGTCGTTGGCAAACCCCATCACCGCGTCAGAGATGCGCAGATCGAACGCCTCGGCAAAGGTTTGCAGGGCCCGCACCGTGTTCTGGCGTTTGCCGGTGTTCGGAGCCTCGACAATCAATACCGCATCCGCGTCAATCGCGGTCAGCACTTTTGCAATCGCCTCGACCTGCTGCGCCTTGGTGACATCATGCCGACCGGACCAGGTGTCATCGACGATCAGATTGTCGTTTTGATCAAAAAGATTGGCAAACCATTCGATATTGTAGGTCGCCAGCCGCATCCTGTCAGGCCCGCGCGCCGTTGATCTCATCCCAGGCGCGGTTGATGTCGATCATCTTTTTCTCGGCCAGTCGGATTGCCTCTTCCGGGACACCGCGCGCCATCATGGCGTCCGGATGCGTTTCGCGGACCAGTTTTCGCCAGACTTTGCGGATATCGGGCAAGGGCATGTCCTGCGGCACACCCAGTACCGTGTAAGGATCTTTTGGCGCATCCGGCACGAATCGTGCCCGCAATGCTTTGAATTGAGCGTCGGTTTGCCCGAAGATCTTGCTCACTTCTTCCAGGAACGCGTTCTCATTGGGGTGGTAGAACCCATCGGCCATGGCGATGTGAAACAGCCCCTCCATCAGGTCGCAAAGCGTGGTGCTGTCTTCGGCGAACATCCGGGCGATCTTGCGGGCATAATCCTGATACCCTGCCACATCCGTGCGCGCCATGTTGAAGACCCGCGCGGCATCTTCTTCGTCTTCGCGCGCGATCTGGAACACATCGCGGAAGGCAGTGACTTCATCTCGTGTCACCTGACCGTCTGCCTTGGCCATTTTGGCGCCCAGGGCAATCACCGCAATCGTGAACGCCACCGATCGTTCCGGCGGTGTTCGCAGCTTTTCAAAAACTGCGGCCAGGCTTTCGCCTTGGGCCAGCGCGCTGAGCGCATCGGATATGCGGGTCCAGATCGACATGGGCGTACACTAGCGTCACAATTCGAGACTGTCAGGTGCGACAGATCATTCAGGTAAAAGAATTTTCTGCATCAGCACAAGATCCAGCCATTGACCCCATTTGAACCCTACTTCGGGCATGCGACCAACCTGTGAAAAGCCCAGCGCTGTGTGAAACGCCACGGCGCCCGGATTGGCCGAGGAAATGCCTGCGACCAGCACATGCACCCCGTCGGTTCGTGCGGCCGCCTCAAGCGCTTGCATCAAAGCACGCCCAACGCCTTTTCCGCGCGCATCCGGTGACAGCTGGATCGAGTGTTCGCGCGTCTGCGCGTATCCGGGGCCCGCACGAAACGGGGCATAGGTGGCAAAACCAACAACTTGCCCATCATGTTCGGCGACCAGGAAGCCGGTGCCCCGCGCCGTAATATCCTCGGTGATTTGCGTCGTGCTGCGCTCATCGGTCGTGAAGGTGATCAAGGACTCGCGGATGATCGCATTGGTGATCCTGGCGATTGCGGGCGCATCCGCCGCCATGGCCGGGCGAATGATCATTCCAGCACCCGGACCCCATGAGGTGTCTCGAACTCCGCCCTGAGCGCGGCCGGGCCGGTGTCGAACACCACCAGATCCAATGCACCAAGATGTCTGGCCAGCGTCAACGCATCCGGGTGGTACACAACCAAACGCTGCAGCCGACAGCCGCTGTTTTGCAGCATGTCGGCCGGGTGAAGGTCGCCCTGCCATTCGATAAGTGCGGGAAACAGATTGTCGAACGGCAAGCGCCCGGTTGGTGGAACCGCCATGCGCCACCGCAGCGCGCCCCGGGTCAGATCGATCGGTTGCCCGACACCATCGGGAAACAACGCAAGCGAGGCTTCGATATCCTCGACCCGGCAAATCCAGTTGGTCAGACGCGGGCTGCCCTCGAAGCGATCCAGATCGAACCACCGCGTTCTGCCAGGTGTTTGCGCCTGCGGGTCGATCGCAATCGCCTCCAGATAAAGCCCGTCCCTGAGGCCCAGCAACTTGTTGTATGTCCCGAACGTCTCG
It encodes the following:
- a CDS encoding endonuclease/exonuclease/phosphatase family protein, with the protein product MRLATYNIEWFANLFDQNDNLIVDDTWSGRHDVTKAQQVEAIAKVLTAIDADAVLIVEAPNTGKRQNTVRALQTFAEAFDLRISDAVMGFANDTHQELALLYDRTILTVRHDPKGDIDDPLAPRFEGAFRIDLDIDATEDVVRFSKPPMELAVTTQSGHDVRLIGAHLKSKAPHGAGSRDEAIRISIANRRKQLAQAVWLARRVEMHVASQEPVILLGDLNDGPGLDEFEHLFGRSSVEILLEAGLFDPHAVTAHGFRPGSIPSTARFARPEEGRFLEALLDYIMITQDLRAYRPAWRIWHPFRDAACWSAPDLRQALLTASDHFPVTLDIDL
- a CDS encoding molecular chaperone DjiA: MSIWTRISDALSALAQGESLAAVFEKLRTPPERSVAFTIAVIALGAKMAKADGQVTRDEVTAFRDVFQIAREDEEDAARVFNMARTDVAGYQDYARKIARMFAEDSTTLCDLMEGLFHIAMADGFYHPNENAFLEEVSKIFGQTDAQFKALRARFVPDAPKDPYTVLGVPQDMPLPDIRKVWRKLVRETHPDAMMARGVPEEAIRLAEKKMIDINRAWDEINGARA
- a CDS encoding GNAT family N-acetyltransferase gives rise to the protein MIIRPAMAADAPAIARITNAIIRESLITFTTDERSTTQITEDITARGTGFLVAEHDGQVVGFATYAPFRAGPGYAQTREHSIQLSPDARGKGVGRALMQALEAAARTDGVHVLVAGISSANPGAVAFHTALGFSQVGRMPEVGFKWGQWLDLVLMQKILLPE
- a CDS encoding VOC family protein; translation: MLLDHLAVAGETLEDASAHIEQALGVALQPGGKHETFGTYNKLLGLRDGLYLEAIAIDPQAQTPGRTRWFDLDRFEGSPRLTNWICRVEDIEASLALFPDGVGQPIDLTRGALRWRMAVPPTGRLPFDNLFPALIEWQGDLHPADMLQNSGCRLQRLVVYHPDALTLARHLGALDLVVFDTGPAALRAEFETPHGVRVLE